Genomic window (Arachis hypogaea cultivar Tifrunner chromosome 13, arahy.Tifrunner.gnm2.J5K5, whole genome shotgun sequence):
CCAACAGGATCTGTCTACCCCAAGAAATTACTTCAAGACATAGCCCACATTGTAGCAAACCACCCCAGGCTTCTGGTACACTCTTCATCATGACATCAGTGTTTCAATTTGTTTGACCTTCATATTTTCATTCAAGATCTTACTTCACTTCTTTTCTGTTTTATTCAGATTCTCTCTGATGAGATTTACGAGCATATCATTTATGCACCAGCAACTCATACAAGCTTTGCATCACTACCAGGAATGTGGGACAGAACCTTAACTGTGAACAGATTTTCCAAGGTTGGTCGGTAAATAATGTGGTGTTGTCTTTCTAGTAGAGTTGTATTTGTATCTGCAATATCCCCACCACCCTGGCTTTTTAGTGTCAGTTTTTGGTCTTTGTTTTGTTGATCTGTTGCCAGATGATGTATATTTCATAGGCCTTTGCAATGACTGGATGGCGGCTTGGATATATTGCTGGTCCAAAACATTTTGTTGCAGCATGTGGAAAGATTCAAAGTCAGGTATGCAGCAGTTTTCTGTTAGGCCATGTTTTTCTGCACAATATCATATCTCATGATTTCCTTCTGATATGCTACATACATACAATAGATTATTCGTTTTTTTATCAGATTTTCCATCTGGAAGTAAAAATTCAGGGGGATATCCTAGCATTCATTTGGAATTAGTTGAGGCAACTATGCTGTTTGCATTATATGCCTTACATAATGGCTGATGCATCCTATTGAATTCAGTTCACTACAGGGCCCAATAGCATAGCTCAGAAAGCTGGAGTTGCAGCGTTAGGACTAGGCTATGCTGGTGGGGAAATTGTAGCTAATATGGTGAAAGCATTTCGGGAGCGACGAGATTTCTTGGTTAAAAGTTTTAGGGAAATGGAGGGTCTTAAAATATCAGAACCCCAGGTTTGAGAAAACTCAATTATGTATTTGTTAATTCCTTAATAGTTATTCTCTTTGTGTTTTGTCTCTTCCTAATATGTTTGTTGTTCTGCTTCATAAATGTGTACTCTTTCTTCCCACATGCAGGGGGCATTTTATCTATTCATTGATTTCAGCTACTACTATGGAAAAGAAGCTGAAGGATTTGGTAGAATTGATGATTCGGAGTCCCTTTGTCGATATCTTCTGGATAAGGGCCAGGTAAACTCTTTTAATGGACTTTATTGTTTATTTGAGGAACATATTAGTCAAGTTATAAAACTTGCATGGAGTTTTCAAGTTGCCAGTGAGGTAAACATTATTTATTACGTtttgatacgtgcttcaaatgttcgtgatatgaagagttcaagagttatttagaagatattttagtttacatttttagaatattttatttaatgtatctggattttgtttatttaattactagattgggccttatgtttatggactttagggttttctttgttttaacctaataagaggttataaatacctccttagctattgtagtcgtagcatagaatttttagaggtttcaaaacccatttttggtttcgtgatgaaaccatggtgtggacaattgaggttgaggagtccctctcttgttgcatcggggaattggttagaaggttgaggagtcccttcgattcaatttccaaactatggcgttgacaagttaggttgaggagtccctttcttgttgcgtcaagaaattgggtagaaagtagagtgattctctttgtattcaatttcaacttatcatttttgtttctattttaatttcaatgtatctttttattcagtttgaatccttattttcttatttatcttttattttcgtatcatttggtatcagagctcaggtattagattaattcttattaatctatatttgttcttcttttatcataaaaaaaagagtCCAGTGTTTGTTGCGTCTTTcattttgttcttgtgttcttgttttcgtttgtgtttcattatttaaaaaaaaaaaaagaagaaaaagaataaagtgaaaaaaaaacaaaaaaaagaagaaaaaaaccaaaaaaaaaaagaaattatcttccttataattattgtccttttcatatattattttttttcacctacaagattcgaggacgaatcttttttgaagaggaggagaatgatacgtgcttcaaatgttcgtgatatgaagagttcaagagttatttagaagatattttagtttacatttttagaatattttatttaatgtattttgattttgtttatttaattactagattgggccttatgtttatgggctttagggttttctttgttttaacctaataagaggttataaatacctccttagctattgtagtcgtagcatagaatttttagaggtttcaaaacccatttttggtttcgtgatgaaaccatggtgtggacaattgaggttgaggagtccctctcttgttgcatcggggaattggttagaaggttgaggagtcccttcgattcaatttccaaactatggcgttgacaagttaggttgaggagtccctttcttgttgcgtcaagaaattgggtagaaagtagagtgattctctttgtattcaatttcaacttatcatttttgtttctattttaatttcaatgtatctttttattcagtttgaatctttattttcttatttatcttttattttcgtaTCATGTTTTTTGGTGTTTTGGATTGCAGGTGGCCTTGGTGCCTGGGAGTGCATTTGGAGATGATACTTGTGTTCGGATATCATATGCAGAATCCCTTACTATCCTTCAAGAAGCTGTGGAGAGAATTAAGAAAGCACTCGCCCCTCTCAGCTCTGCTGCACTCCGTTAAAACCCTTGCTTTGTTGTTCTAAtgggtttattttattttaagttcGGCATTGTACATTATGTTTCTCTTTATTCTGAAAATAATAGGCTACGGCTATTGAAGCTGCGGCAAACACCACCCAATAGAATGGCATTGTGTGAAATTTATTCATCTGCCTCTGAAGTTTGGACTGAAAAGTATGAGATCGAATAACAATGAATACAGTTTTACATCATTTCTAAACAAGGAGAGATAGGTGTCTTTACTAAACTTCCATATCTACTGGAGTAAAATTCTTGTTtgcttcttttattattaatagaAGATGGTATTTCTGGCATGAACAATGCCCAAGTAAGCAAGTTAAGcaacaattaattaaaatttaacacgtAATGTAGCTAACATAGTAATAGTTAGTCTTTTATATATCATGTGAAGTTGGAATAATTTTTAGCTTTTGTCGAAGACTAAATTTTAGCACTTTTTTGTTTTTGCCAGGATGGGTTGGAGGACAACCTCCAACCATGGACATTATAATATCACAATACTCACGCACAGTCGCATACTACGCATTTACACAGAGTCACACACAACATTGAGGTTCTATCCACTAAATCTTAGCTTTATTACcttcaatattaaaaaatatgattaGCAGAAATAACAGTATGgcacttttgtttattggatCATCACTAAACAAAATAGTTCCTGACGTTATCCCTAGCAAAAACCCAATTACAAAATTAGCTGTGATTAACTGAGTTTTCTTATAGTAGGACTTGTTAAACCAGAAGGCTTTTTTTCGGTTTTACCCCAAAGGCTCAAGAACATGTGCTATTGGACATCATACCCCGAGAAGTACAGCCCAATTTGTATTTCGTAAAGGCCCGTAACATGTTGTGCCGTGTTCTATTGTTTCTCTCGTTGGCGTGTAGATTAATAAGGGTGTTTTCGTTAAGGGATTGATAAATTGGCCCagctatattttatttattgacaaAAACTTCTATTCTAGTTATATTCGTTGACCCAAAAAAATCCGGTTATATATTCCTCTAGTATTTCTTTGACGTGGCTTGggaccggaaaaaaaaaccgaaacGGAAAGAAATAGAATCATCAATTAACTAATTTGGCATGTCATATTTTTCGATTAAAAATGTAATTTGCATACGATTTTCACACGCCAACAAGGTGATGATGATTATATTACTTACTAATTACCACATATTATGTCTCACCTTATTAGATTGAATTCCGTGAATGGAGAGGGCTTGAAAGTTTTGATTGAAAGTTTCCTGCTCTGGAGGCAAAGCATGCAGCACAAGCAATAACGAAAAACAGTGTAGCAAGGAAAACGCAACCTTAACCCGTTACCCTTAATTCCCATATTCGGATATTCCTAATATACGCGCACGTTTAACCTTCTCCTTTCCCCCTTCATGCACATTGACTTTAACTTGAAGacaatcaaccttcttcatccACCTTTTCTCTTCCAAAGGACTACCTTTGCTTATATATATGCACATGCCACATAGCTAGATGAACCCAAGTTATTGGAGCCAGAAAGAACGAAGAAGCTAGCCTTATTATCAACTAAGTGATATCGATCATCATGGATTCATTCAATGTTGAAAATGCACCCGAGATTGTGTTCTTTGATTTGGAAACCAACGTGCCCAAGAAGGGTGGAGAACGGTTCTGGGTGTTGGAGTTTGGAGCCATTGTTGTGAGCCCCCACAAGCTCATGGAGGTTGAGAGCTACAGCACCTTGATCAAACCCGAAGACCTATCCGTGGTGCCAGTGAGGTCCAGCAGAAGCCATGGAATAACTCGCGCTGCTGTAGAGAAAGCTCCCTCCTTTGAGGACGTTGCAGACAGGATATTCAGCATTCTTGATGGCAGGGTCTGGGCTGGTCACAACATCCAGAGATTCGACTGTGTTCGTATCAAAGAATCCTTTGATCAAATTAACAGGCCTGCGCCTATCCCAATTGGAATCATCGATTCTTTGGGTGTTCTAACTGACAAGTTTGGGAGAAGAGCCGGTAACATGAAGGTACATGCAAAACATGAAGCTACATTCATTGTTATCACATGTTCTTAACCAACATTATTTATATTATGGGGCAGATGGCAACGTTGGCTTCTTATTTTGGCTTGGGTCAACAAAAACACAGGTATGCTATTTGCATTTCTACTTCTAAATATTCTGTATTAGTTCCTTTTCTGTAAAACTTGAATGATATATGGATTTGTGGTGGCTTATTTTGAAACAGGAGCCTTGATGATGTTCGCATGAACTTGGAGGTTCTTAAGCATTGTGCTACGGTGTTGTTTCTGGTGAGTGTTcataaaattagtaaattaactTTGAAAATAAACACAAATATGAATTAcaggagaatgcatgatggttCTTACACATTTAATTTGTTCATGTTTTGGGGATGTCAGGAATCAAGTCTGCCAAGCACATTGCATAGCAACTGGAATGGGTGCTCGAGTTCGACCATTATGACTCGAAGCAGAAGAATTGGGAAATCGCCCTCCAGAGAAGACACAAGCAGAAAATCTCCTCCATCTTCTTTATTAGGATATCAGAGGACAGTACCCTATGCCAGGGGAAGTTTAGGAAaggtttgtttaattttatattgGAATACTCGATTCATTTTGATCATGTATGTATATATGCTGTAATGAGAATGAAAATGTTTTCAAATGCAGATGGCTGAGAGTGTGAAGGGCCTAGTCTCTAAAGCCCAAGGCCAACCAACTATTAACCAAATATTAAAGCATTCTCATTCACTTTTAAGATGATGGAAGCCTCTTTCAGAATGTATGTGACTCACCAGATTAGATTGACTGACTAGTGACTACCTTGTGAAAAAGGCCTCACATTGTTGGAAGGAGGTAACTAAGGCCACCATCATGTCTTTCTAAGATGTTCAAGATCCCTAAGGGAAACCATGATGTGGCACCACACAAATTCATTTGTACATAGATTGATCATTCATTCATTTCAAAATTCTTGAAGCACCTCTCTTAAAGTGAAAGCTGCTTCCAAGTTGTAATAATGCACTTATCTGTATAAAAATCATGTTAATCCTATGAAAAGTGCTATATCATATTGTAGACAAATATCACACAAGTCGAACTCCAAACGCTTTTTCTGTTACACAATAATAGGTATATGCTTTTATAGTACAGAACCCAAATTGCACTTATTCCGCTGTCCCACTATTATTCTACATAAAGCATGTGTGAGCAGGAATATCTACACATGACCTATGTTACAACatggaaagataagattttattGTCACGAACAATGTAGAGTCACAGTGGTTGGTTCAATTTGTGGCCAATCAAACCCCAACTTGTTATTAGCAATCCAGTTTGCAGTCAATAGCTTCTGCAACAGTCAAGAAGACCCTTTCTCCGATTCTCTTGATCACTTGCCACCTTGGATTGGCAATGGCTAACTGAGAGAAATTTATAGCAGTTGGTAACACAATATAATGAACAATGTAGAACCTGAAAGCAAATGGAATATCTGCCTTACCTGTTTCCCACTTGAAACCAGACTCTTATAAAGTTCCTCTAGAGAAGCAATTCCTGAGGTGTCAATGCTCACCAAATCTACCATCATAATTAAAGTGGTGTGTTGCTCATTGCCCGGTGCTGCTTCTTCATGAATGATCCATTTCATGATccttaattaaaaacaaaatttgctGAGATGAGTTTTAAACGCTTATTGGAAGTTGCTAAATATCTTTCTCTGACAGAGTTGGCATTAGAAAAGCAACGCAAGGGTGACGAGTTAAACCCAAAATGGTCCTATGATTGGCATCATGCAATCAAATCGTCCCTAAAATTCTAATTGCACTAATTACGTTtttgagattgaaaaaaatgcatcATATTAGTCTCTGACTTATTTTCCATTAATGACGTGATGACATGCATGATGACGTGAACTGTAAGTGACAcgtcacttcatgatttggccacgtataatggtatgatgatgtggtgaccagtgacacgtggcatgctgacgtggatgattgtgccacgtgtcacaatgttatttggccacgtgtctgTTTGTGTCAtgtgtcgcaacagtattcgtccacgtatcatccattatgtcatcgttgtatatgcaccaaattagtccctcactttgcattaagtgactcattttagtctctgaaattgaatgtcgtgcaccaaactagtctcttcaccaattttttctcatttttttaaaatttaaaattttaatatcttggatacactaatttcaattctattttttcatatatcgtttaaatacaagtgcttttataaataattttaagattttagttttaattatataattttttaataatttaacattagtaaattttgtaatatataagtatgttattataaaaaaaataattatatgattgattagacacatttttttcataaaaaaaatgtgtttttaacaagaaattaataattaaaataaacatttttttcttataaaatacACGTTTTTGTTATGTGTAAATGAGCCAGATTGAAGGCACTTCAAGCACCCTCACTACCATCTTTGACCTCTGCAGTCTAgacgaaagaggtcggagatggtaatGAGAGaagcttgaaatgccttcacgtcaactccaagatAGCGGTTATTAGGGTATCTGcaaggaaaaaaatattttataaaagtactgaaagaggtcggagatggtagtgaAGGTACTTGAAaagccttcacgtcaactccaagtcGGCGGTTAGGGTAttcgcaagagaaaaaatattttataaaaacatttttatttgaagaacgtgtgaaaaaatagaattgaaattaatgcattcaaaaatattgagaattttgaatttatagaaaaaatgagaaaaaactgatgaagggactagtttggtgcatgacattcaatttcagggactaaaatgagtcacttaatgcaaagtgagagactaatttggtgcatatacaacgaTGACATACTGGATAACAagtggacgaatactgttgcgacacgtggcacaaacggacacgtggccaaataacattgtgacacgtggcacaactatccacgtcagcatgccacgtgtcattgGTCACCACATTATCATACCATcacacgtggccaaatcatgaagtgacacgtgtcacttacagtccacgtcATCGTGCCATGCcatcacgtcgttaatgaaaAATGGGTCAGAGACTAATATGGTGCACTTTTTTCAATCTCAGAGACGTAATTAGTGCAATTAGAATCTCAAAGACGATTTTAGTGCACGAGGCCAATCTAAGGGATCATTTGggggtttaactccaaggaaaacTTAACACGAATGATTCCAACCCGTGGAGTGTTAAGACTTATGACCTCCAATGGATATCAATATGATCTTTGcaaatataattttcttaatttagcTTCACGCATCTATtagtaatatattaaaaaataactgTCTTTTACATTGACTAACTGAatagtcatttaaaaaaatagatgtaATTGTATAACTGTGTAAAACGTTTTACACtgtataaaaattaaactcttctAATCAATTTGGGTTTGGCGAGTGGTTAGCCCCTTAAGCTCTTCTTTTTTAATCTTAACTTTTCATATTCTCTTACTCTATATTCTTATGTAAATTACACTATTGCTTTCAATGTTaatattaattctttttaataggtataaatttaattgaaatataattccttttcttctcttttcataCTCATTactcatttttatatttattatataaattaatattcacTTCACACATTTTCTTTACCTCCTTTCGCATAATCTTAtacatctttttctttctcctttctctcTCCATTCTTACTAATTTTTTTGCACAATTAGAATTTGGTTGATGACCAtaatttttatttggtttaattactctgttggtccctataatttcgcgaaatttttaattaggttcttatactttttttcctttcaattgggtccctatacgttaattttttttcaatttagtccgtATCGTCATAAAACCGTTTGAAATAACAGAATATTCCATCAAAAAATCGAATATTCtcataatttagttaaaaaaacctaattaaaaacatCTCTATTTTTTTGAAATACCAAAAATACCCTTTATATTTTGTCCCCCAAAATTAGAGAACTCTAACTACCCCTAAGTTATTCTCCTAAGTTCCCAATTGGATTTCTCCTCCGTTCACACTCTGCTGCCGTCTTCCATGGCGTCGTCGTCGTCCGTCGCTGGGTGGTCGTCGTCCCTCTGCGTCGTCCACGGGTGCTCTGTTCTGCTCCGCTCGTCCGCCTTGCCTATTGCATCCCCTCGTCTCGCCTTGCCTCACCGCGCCTCAGGTGCCTTGTCTCGAATTGTCGCTCCTCGACTCTGTTTCGGTGTCTGGACTGGTTCTGCAACAACAGgtgatgattgaattttattttagtttttcaacTGTTGGATCGGAGGAGATGAACCAGGTTGCATGTGGGAAGAAAACCAGTCAGATGGCTTTCATTTGTTTGAATTGCAAAGATCGGGAGTATAATGAACATGTGGGTTTCTGTCAACGTTGGGTAATAATTCTTCTCAGTAATGTCTCCTTCCCACTACACTAAGAACGGGAGAAATGTTATGCTTAAAACAACTAGTAGTCAAATGGCATCCTCTCCCGATTCTAATGCTTCAGGTACAATGTTGAGAAATCTTGATTGTTAAATACCTCTAATTTTGTTTATGCTTATTTTTGGTTGCTGCTTGTATGTAATTTGACTTTATTTGATTAGGTAATCAGCATCCTGAATGACAAGAAGAACCAATTGATCTAGTTGTGAAGCTTAGTTtgctaaaattaattttgattgtgttaaaaaattttgattatgaGTTCTGATTATGTATTTTATCtgtaattaattgattatgttagaaaTAAGAAAAGAGGTAAGATTGGAGATaaggtgtttgattaaatgccttTGAGAGAGTTGAATTGATTATGAGTTCTGATTAtgtattttatctattattaattGATTATGAGTGTAATTGATTATGAGTTGAATTGATTATGAGTTCTGATTATGCCTTTGAAAAGAAACCCTCACTCCTGCATTCTTCTTGCTGTA
Coding sequences:
- the LOC112733285 gene encoding bifunctional aspartate aminotransferase and glutamate/aspartate-prephenate aminotransferase isoform X4 gives rise to the protein MQFVKAIQGTPPTPEHYNYARPFLISSKRRTGSLTPLIILCLVMEPSKVLPRPFLQFAPRETRIFQVIIPAPYWVSYPEMARLADAVPVILPTSIDNNFLLDPKLLQSKITQRSRLLILCSPSNPTGSVYPKKLLQDIAHIVANHPRLLILSDEIYEHIIYAPATHTSFASLPGMWDRTLTVNRFSKAFAMTGWRLGYIAGPKHFVAACGKIQSQFTTGPNSIAQKAGVAALGLGYAGGEIVANMVKAFRERRDFLVKSFREMEGLKISEPQGAFYLFIDFSYYYGKEAEGFGRIDDSESLCRYLLDKGQVALVPGSAFGDDTCVRISYAESLTILQEAVERIKKALAPLSSAALR
- the LOC112733285 gene encoding bifunctional aspartate aminotransferase and glutamate/aspartate-prephenate aminotransferase isoform X2; this encodes MEKKQSSAVAMGVDDSLSPRVDAVKPSRTVAISDQANALVQAGVPVIRLAAGEPDFDTPAPIAEAGINAIREGHTRYTPNAGTLQLRQAISHKLKEENGITYAPDHIVLSNGAKQSLAQAVLAVCSPGDEVIIPAPYWVSYPEMARLADAVPVILPTSIDNNFLLDPKLLQSKITQRSRLLILCSPSNPTGSVYPKKLLQDIAHIVANHPRLLILSDEIYEHIIYAPATHTSFASLPGMWDRTLTVNRFSKAFAMTGWRLGYIAGPKHFVAACGKIQSQFTTGPNSIAQKAGVAALGLGYAGGEIVANMVKAFRERRDFLVKSFREMEGLKISEPQGAFYLFIDFSYYYGKEAEGFGRIDDSESLCRYLLDKGQVNSFNGLYCLFEEHISQVIKLAWSFQVASEVNIIYYVLIRASNVRDMKSSRVI
- the LOC112733285 gene encoding bifunctional aspartate aminotransferase and glutamate/aspartate-prephenate aminotransferase isoform X3, which produces MEKKQSSAVAMGVDDSLSPRVDAVKPSRTVAISDQANALVQAGVPVIRLAAGEPDFDTPAPIAEAGINAIREGHTRYTPNAGTLQLRQAISHKLKEENGITYAPDHIVLSNGAKQSLAQAVLAVCSPGDEVIIPAPYWVSYPEMARLADAVPVILPTSIDNNFLLDPKLLQSKITQRSRLLILCSPSNPTGSVYPKKLLQDIAHIVANHPRLLILSDEIYEHIIYAPATHTSFASLPGMWDRTLTVNRFSKAFAMTGWRLGYIAGPKHFVAACGKIQSQFTTGPNSIAQKAGVAALGLGYAGGEIVANMVKAFRERRDFLVKSFREMEGLKISEPQGAFYLFIDFSYYYGKEAEGFGRIDDSESLCRYLLDKGQVALVPGSAFGDDTCVRISYAESLTILQEAVERIKKALAPLSSAALR
- the LOC112733285 gene encoding bifunctional aspartate aminotransferase and glutamate/aspartate-prephenate aminotransferase isoform X1; this encodes MEKKQSSAVAMGVDDSLSPRVDAVKPSRTVAISDQANALVQAGVPVIRLAAGEPDFDTPAPIAEAGINAIREGHTRYTPNAGTLQLRQAISHKLKEENGITYAPDHIVLSNGAKQSLAQAVLAVCSPGDEVIIPAPYWVSYPEMARLADAVPVILPTSIDNNFLLDPKLLQSKITQRSRLLILCSPSNPTGSVYPKKLLQDIAHIVANHPRLLILSDEIYEHIIYAPATHTSFASLPGMWDRTLTVNRFSKAFAMTGWRLGYIAGPKHFVAACGKIQSQFTTGPNSIAQKAGVAALGLGYAGGEIVANMVKAFRERRDFLVKSFREMEGLKISEPQGAFYLFIDFSYYYGKEAEGFGRIDDSESLCRYLLDKGQVNSFNGLYCLFEEHISQVIKLAWSFQVASEVNIIYYVLIRASNVRDMKKFKSYLEDILVYIFRIFYLMYFDFVYLITRLGLMFMGFRVFFVLT
- the LOC112733286 gene encoding protein NEN4 → MDSFNVENAPEIVFFDLETNVPKKGGERFWVLEFGAIVVSPHKLMEVESYSTLIKPEDLSVVPVRSSRSHGITRAAVEKAPSFEDVADRIFSILDGRVWAGHNIQRFDCVRIKESFDQINRPAPIPIGIIDSLGVLTDKFGRRAGNMKMATLASYFGLGQQKHRSLDDVRMNLEVLKHCATVLFLESSLPSTLHSNWNGCSSSTIMTRSRRIGKSPSREDTSRKSPPSSLLGYQRTVPYARGSLGKMAESVKGLVSKAQGQPTINQILKHSHSLLR